A window of the Streptomyces formicae genome harbors these coding sequences:
- a CDS encoding VIT1/CCC1 transporter family protein — protein sequence MTAPTHQEPHGDSLGTRLNWLRAAVLGANDGIVSTAGIVVGVAGATSDRGALLTAGLAGLLAGSMSMASGEYVSVSTQRDSELAALAVERRELREQPEAELDELTDLLADRGLSRDVAREAAVQLTERDALRAHARVELGINPDELTNPWQAAGASFLAFTAGALLPLLAIVLPPPSARLWVTVVSVLLALTFTGWWSARLGAARPGRAMVRNVGGGALAMGVTYAAGSLLGAAGV from the coding sequence GTGACCGCACCGACGCACCAAGAGCCGCACGGAGACTCCCTCGGCACCCGCCTCAACTGGCTGCGCGCCGCGGTACTCGGCGCCAACGACGGCATCGTCTCGACCGCGGGCATCGTCGTCGGCGTCGCGGGCGCCACCAGCGACCGCGGGGCGCTGCTCACCGCCGGCCTCGCCGGACTGCTCGCCGGCTCCATGTCCATGGCCTCCGGCGAGTACGTCTCCGTCTCCACCCAGCGCGACTCGGAGTTGGCGGCCCTGGCGGTCGAGAGGCGCGAGCTGCGCGAGCAGCCGGAGGCCGAACTCGACGAGCTGACCGACCTGCTGGCCGACCGCGGCCTCTCCCGCGACGTCGCCCGCGAGGCCGCGGTCCAGCTCACCGAACGCGACGCCCTGCGCGCCCACGCCCGGGTGGAGCTCGGCATCAACCCCGACGAGCTCACCAACCCCTGGCAGGCGGCGGGCGCGAGCTTCCTCGCGTTCACCGCGGGCGCACTGCTGCCCCTGCTCGCCATCGTCCTCCCGCCACCCTCGGCCCGGCTGTGGGTGACGGTGGTGTCGGTGCTCCTCGCGCTGACCTTCACCGGCTGGTGGAGCGCCCGGCTGGGCGCCGCGCGGCCGGGGCGGGCGATGGTGCGGAACGTGGGCGGGGGAGCGCTGGCGATGGGGGTGACGTACGCGGCGGGGTCGTTGCTGGGGGCGGCGGGGGTGTAG
- a CDS encoding amidohydrolase family protein, whose product MTDRYTVVSADCHAGADLLDYKPYLEKRHHDDFDAWAATYVNPYEDLVADTADRNWNSDRRLAELAADGIVAEVVYPNTIPPFFPSASLMAPAPSREEYEQRWAGLRAHNRWLADFCSLAPGRRAGVAQILLNDVDEAVAEVRRSKEAGLTGGILLPGAPPGSGVPELYSAVYDPLWAVCEELGVPVNHHGGSASPPLGDEPAARAVFMVETTWFSHRALWHLVFGGAFRRHPGLRLVLTEQGSGWIPAVVEMLDYYHGRLVAAATRSATAESKFGAGLAAAMGKSPSEVWRDNCFVGASFMRPHEVPLRDRIGLDKIMWGSDYPHDEGTAPYSREGLRIAYAGLPREEVAAMVGGNAARVYGFDLALLDGLAAVHGPSVEEIAEPLKEIPADATSPAFAAGGSVRVW is encoded by the coding sequence ATGACGGACCGCTACACGGTCGTCTCCGCCGACTGCCACGCCGGCGCCGACCTCCTCGACTACAAGCCGTACCTGGAGAAGCGCCACCACGACGACTTTGACGCGTGGGCTGCCACGTACGTCAACCCGTACGAGGACCTCGTCGCCGACACCGCCGACCGCAACTGGAACTCCGACCGCAGGCTCGCCGAACTGGCGGCCGACGGCATCGTCGCCGAGGTCGTCTACCCCAACACCATCCCGCCCTTCTTCCCGTCCGCGTCCCTGATGGCCCCGGCACCGAGCCGCGAGGAGTACGAGCAGCGCTGGGCCGGGCTGCGCGCCCACAACCGCTGGCTCGCCGACTTCTGCTCCCTCGCCCCGGGGCGGCGGGCGGGCGTCGCGCAGATCCTGCTCAACGACGTCGACGAGGCGGTCGCGGAGGTCCGCCGCAGCAAGGAGGCGGGCCTCACCGGCGGCATCCTGCTGCCCGGCGCCCCACCCGGCTCCGGCGTCCCGGAGCTCTACTCGGCGGTGTACGACCCGCTGTGGGCGGTCTGCGAAGAGCTGGGCGTCCCCGTCAACCACCACGGCGGCTCCGCGTCCCCGCCGCTCGGCGACGAACCCGCCGCACGGGCCGTGTTCATGGTGGAGACGACCTGGTTCTCTCACCGGGCGCTGTGGCACCTCGTCTTCGGCGGAGCCTTCCGCCGCCACCCGGGACTGCGACTGGTCCTCACCGAACAGGGCTCGGGATGGATCCCGGCGGTCGTCGAGATGCTCGACTACTACCACGGCAGGCTCGTCGCCGCGGCCACGCGCTCCGCGACCGCCGAGTCCAAGTTCGGCGCCGGACTCGCCGCCGCCATGGGCAAGAGCCCCAGCGAGGTCTGGCGCGACAACTGCTTCGTCGGCGCCAGCTTCATGCGCCCCCACGAGGTGCCGCTGCGCGACCGGATCGGCCTCGACAAGATCATGTGGGGCAGCGACTACCCGCACGACGAGGGCACGGCACCGTACTCGCGCGAAGGGCTCCGCATCGCCTACGCAGGGCTGCCGCGCGAGGAGGTGGCGGCGATGGTGGGCGGCAACGCGGCCCGGGTGTACGGCTTCGACCTCGCCCTCCTCGACGGGCTCGCCGCCGTCCACGGTCCGTCCGTCGAGGAGATCGCCGAACCGCTGAAGGAGATCCCGGCCGACGCCACCAGCCCCGCCTTCGCGGCGGGCGGGTCGGTCCGCGTCTGGTGA
- a CDS encoding amidohydrolase family protein, whose translation MTEPKPNEPYLIISSDCHAGLPTEEYRPYLDSRFHRDFDEFLDGRDRRREEMTRLGVRNEAFADKWFHDNEEGLRGGWDTAQRLKELDGDGVAAEVVFPDADAVDSRTAAPFGVGLGLSGDQDPGLGMAGAQAHNRWLAEFVGGHAENAARHCGVALLPVTGDVDRVVAEIHRARESGLGALMIPSMWVDKAPYHDRRYDPVWAAAAETGMPLVTHSGAAPRHEYGDHLGIYVSEVTWWPARPLWFLLWSGVFERHPGLKFGVAESGCWWLPNLLWFMDRLYLGAHGGKKLSPFAELKRPPSEYLDRQVFICATNTKRRELAQRYEIGVDNILWGSDFPHPEGTWPNTRAWLRNTFHDIPVAETRRILGLAAAEVFGFDTAKLAPIARRIGPTPADLGQPDDQAAVEASWARSREVGRHWLTDHDFPSLGVS comes from the coding sequence ATGACGGAGCCGAAGCCGAACGAGCCGTACCTGATCATCTCCTCCGACTGCCACGCCGGGCTGCCCACCGAGGAGTACCGGCCCTACCTGGACTCCCGTTTCCACCGCGACTTCGACGAGTTCCTCGACGGACGCGACCGCCGCCGCGAGGAGATGACCCGCCTCGGCGTACGCAACGAGGCGTTCGCCGACAAGTGGTTCCACGACAACGAGGAGGGGCTGCGCGGCGGGTGGGACACCGCGCAGCGGCTCAAGGAGCTCGACGGCGACGGGGTGGCCGCCGAGGTCGTCTTCCCCGACGCGGACGCCGTCGACAGCCGGACCGCCGCGCCCTTCGGCGTCGGGCTCGGCCTCTCCGGCGACCAGGACCCGGGGCTCGGCATGGCGGGTGCGCAGGCGCACAACCGCTGGCTCGCCGAGTTCGTGGGCGGGCACGCCGAGAACGCGGCGCGCCACTGCGGGGTCGCCCTGCTCCCTGTCACCGGCGACGTGGACCGGGTCGTGGCCGAGATCCACCGGGCCAGGGAGTCCGGGCTCGGCGCGCTCATGATCCCCTCCATGTGGGTCGACAAGGCCCCGTACCACGACCGCCGGTACGACCCGGTCTGGGCGGCCGCCGCGGAGACCGGGATGCCGCTGGTCACCCACTCCGGCGCGGCCCCCCGCCACGAGTACGGCGACCACCTCGGCATCTACGTGTCCGAAGTGACCTGGTGGCCCGCCCGGCCGCTCTGGTTCCTGCTCTGGTCCGGGGTCTTCGAACGCCACCCGGGCCTGAAGTTCGGCGTCGCCGAGTCCGGCTGCTGGTGGCTGCCGAACCTGCTGTGGTTCATGGACCGCCTCTACCTCGGCGCCCACGGCGGCAAGAAGCTCTCCCCCTTCGCCGAGCTGAAGCGGCCGCCCAGCGAGTACCTGGACCGGCAGGTCTTCATCTGCGCCACCAACACCAAACGGCGCGAACTCGCCCAGCGCTACGAGATCGGCGTCGACAACATCCTCTGGGGCAGCGACTTCCCCCACCCCGAGGGCACCTGGCCCAACACCCGCGCCTGGCTGAGGAACACCTTCCACGACATCCCCGTCGCCGAGACCCGCCGCATCCTCGGCCTCGCCGCCGCCGAGGTCTTCGGCTTCGACACCGCGAAGCTCGCCCCGATCGCCCGCCGCATCGGCCCGACCCCGGCCGACCTGGGGCAGCCCGACGACCAGGCGGCCGTCGAGGCGTCCTGGGCCAGGTCGCGCGAGGTGGGCCGGCACTGGCTGACCGACCACGACTTCCCCTCCCTGGGGGTGAGCTGA
- a CDS encoding SDR family NAD(P)-dependent oxidoreductase — MRLAEGQVAVVTGAASGIGRAMARRFAAEGLKVVLADVEEAALRKAADELTADGADVLGHVVDVSDRDSVRQLADAAYETYGAVHVLCNNAGVGSGAEGRMWEHEPNDWKWAFAVNVWGVFHGVQAFVPRMIAGGGPGHVVNTSSGDGGIAPLPTASVYAVTKAAVVTMTESLYAHLKAEGADVGASVLFPGPHMLRTGLWESHRNRPERYAKERPRRTPYRGLDQWEAAMKAAGHEVAFTPVEEVAEHVVDGIRAGRFWLLPASEHSDRQIRARAQSMLDRADPSYLERFILD, encoded by the coding sequence GTGAGGCTGGCCGAGGGGCAGGTCGCCGTCGTCACCGGCGCGGCGAGCGGCATCGGGCGCGCGATGGCGCGGCGGTTCGCCGCCGAGGGGCTGAAGGTCGTCCTCGCGGACGTCGAGGAGGCCGCGCTGCGCAAGGCCGCGGACGAACTCACCGCGGACGGTGCGGACGTCCTCGGGCACGTCGTCGACGTGTCGGACCGGGACTCCGTACGGCAGCTCGCCGACGCCGCGTACGAGACCTACGGCGCCGTGCACGTGCTGTGCAACAACGCCGGGGTCGGCTCGGGCGCCGAGGGCCGGATGTGGGAGCACGAACCCAACGACTGGAAATGGGCGTTCGCCGTCAACGTGTGGGGCGTCTTCCACGGAGTCCAGGCGTTCGTCCCGCGCATGATCGCGGGCGGTGGGCCCGGCCACGTCGTCAACACCTCGTCCGGTGACGGCGGGATCGCGCCGCTGCCCACCGCGTCCGTGTACGCCGTCACCAAGGCGGCCGTCGTGACGATGACCGAGTCGCTGTACGCGCATCTGAAGGCCGAGGGTGCGGACGTGGGCGCCTCCGTGCTCTTCCCGGGCCCGCACATGCTCCGCACCGGCCTGTGGGAGTCGCACCGCAACAGGCCCGAGCGGTACGCCAAGGAGCGGCCGCGCAGGACCCCGTACCGGGGCCTCGACCAGTGGGAGGCGGCCATGAAGGCCGCGGGCCACGAGGTGGCGTTCACGCCGGTCGAGGAGGTCGCCGAGCACGTCGTCGACGGCATACGGGCCGGGCGGTTCTGGCTGCTCCCGGCGAGCGAGCACAGCGACCGCCAGATCCGGGCACGCGCGCAGTCGATGCTCGACCGCGCCGACCCGTCGTATCTCGAACGCTTCATCCTGGACTGA
- a CDS encoding acetoacetate decarboxylase family protein, translated as MARVRYGARTEAEIAAARAAGARLPDIWSTGVVAVWETDPDVVAAVLPPPLKPAERPLVRANISKVELPGYPLGAGSVAVAAAHGDQQGWYPLVMPMTHERALVGGREVFGEPKKLGEVTVERDGLVVRAALARHGIAFVEVRAAVSGPLPLPEPAEKVDFYFKCLPAVDGSGFDADPVLVHCVRNEKVRRLEGLTGDVVLRESMYDPVADLPVRTLVELTVGEKTTDQKGRVVERVAAQALLPYLHQRYDDPQQILDGPPQGSVR; from the coding sequence ATGGCACGCGTACGATACGGCGCCCGCACCGAGGCCGAGATCGCCGCCGCTCGCGCGGCCGGTGCCCGGCTCCCCGACATCTGGTCCACGGGCGTCGTCGCGGTGTGGGAGACCGACCCGGACGTGGTCGCGGCAGTGCTGCCGCCGCCGCTCAAACCCGCTGAGCGGCCTCTCGTACGGGCGAACATCAGCAAGGTCGAACTGCCAGGCTATCCGCTCGGCGCGGGCTCGGTCGCGGTCGCCGCCGCCCACGGCGACCAGCAGGGCTGGTACCCGCTCGTGATGCCGATGACCCATGAGCGGGCCCTCGTCGGCGGCCGGGAGGTCTTCGGCGAACCGAAGAAGCTGGGCGAGGTGACGGTCGAACGCGACGGCCTCGTCGTACGGGCGGCGCTCGCCCGGCACGGCATCGCGTTCGTCGAGGTCCGGGCCGCGGTGAGCGGACCGCTGCCGCTCCCGGAACCCGCCGAGAAGGTGGACTTCTACTTCAAGTGCCTTCCGGCCGTGGACGGTTCCGGCTTCGACGCCGACCCGGTCCTCGTCCACTGCGTACGCAACGAGAAGGTCCGCAGGCTCGAAGGGCTCACCGGCGACGTCGTCCTGCGCGAGTCGATGTACGACCCGGTCGCCGACCTGCCCGTACGGACGCTCGTGGAGCTCACCGTCGGCGAGAAGACGACGGACCAGAAGGGCAGGGTCGTCGAACGGGTCGCCGCGCAGGCCCTGCTGCCCTATCTCCACCAGCGCTACGACGACCCGCAGCAGATCCTCGACGGACCCCCGCAGGGGAGCGTCCGGTGA